A single window of Collinsella aerofaciens DNA harbors:
- a CDS encoding LacI family DNA-binding transcriptional regulator, translating to MKDVAELAGVSSAAVSRYLNGGYISTDKAERIKQAIELTGYVRSSQARALRTGSTKLIGVIVPKINSESVSRITAGIGQVLGRRGYQMLLANTDNAADRELEYLDLFQNHPVDGIVLVATMITDEHRRAIESCRVPIVLIGQNVEGAACVYHDDYEAAFELGHALAGRVDGKIAYIGVTEGDRAAGYDRRRGFEAGLRAAGVALDPSLIRQGSFTLDSGYGAARELLSVAPDVSFIACATDTMAAGALRAIDEVRGMGEGIHRVSGFGDNAFLRALTGGIPTVHYGYLTSGVEATNMLLNTLDGVEGESGLKTLKLGHQLMNV from the coding sequence ATGAAAGATGTGGCCGAGCTGGCCGGCGTTTCGAGCGCCGCCGTCTCGCGCTACCTCAACGGTGGCTACATATCGACGGACAAGGCCGAGCGCATTAAGCAGGCGATTGAGCTGACCGGATACGTGCGGTCCAGCCAGGCTCGCGCGCTGCGCACCGGTTCCACCAAGCTCATCGGCGTCATCGTGCCTAAGATCAACTCGGAATCCGTGAGCCGCATTACCGCCGGCATTGGCCAGGTGCTCGGTCGCCGTGGCTACCAGATGCTGCTTGCAAACACCGACAACGCGGCCGATCGCGAGCTCGAATACCTCGATTTGTTCCAAAACCATCCGGTTGATGGCATTGTGCTGGTGGCAACTATGATTACAGACGAGCATCGCCGGGCGATTGAGTCGTGCCGCGTGCCCATCGTGCTGATCGGCCAGAATGTTGAGGGCGCGGCGTGCGTCTATCACGACGATTACGAGGCCGCCTTTGAGCTGGGCCATGCGCTTGCGGGTCGCGTTGACGGCAAGATTGCCTATATTGGAGTTACCGAGGGGGACCGCGCGGCCGGTTATGACCGCCGTCGCGGTTTTGAGGCTGGCTTGCGCGCCGCGGGCGTGGCGCTTGATCCGAGCCTGATTCGCCAGGGGTCCTTTACGCTCGACTCGGGCTATGGTGCGGCGCGTGAACTGCTTTCCGTCGCTCCCGATGTTTCGTTTATCGCCTGCGCGACCGACACCATGGCGGCGGGCGCGCTGCGTGCCATCGATGAGGTTCGCGGCATGGGCGAGGGTATACACCGCGTGAGCGGTTTTGGCGACAATGCGTTTTTGCGCGCGCTGACGGGCGGCATTCCCACCGTGCATTATGGCTACCTGACCAGTGGCGTCGAGGCGACCAATATGTTGCTCAACACGCTCGATGGCGTTGAGGGGGAGAGCGGTCTCAAGACGCTCAAGCTCGGCCATCAGCTTATGAATGTCTAG
- a CDS encoding DUF4393 domain-containing protein: protein MGELSKEIASLPSGVLSKAYDDAVHPVFSSVGDTLSLVPRTVGVLLGPWKKWVVNGENNIEEAIRQIEEKMEDVPEDCFCEPASNVVVPAIQQLSYSYDSQDLRGLYVNLLASSMDKRVSSLVHPSFVSIIGQLTPDEAKMMSWLSKGLGKDHIPVIDLRVVEDDDMPIKARWRVLCENYTNVFDVIVQCPENVSLYLNNLERLKLLSGETYRYEGEDDYLGIEDSDRIRNIKKDNTPSDGWRFDCVHHIFRLTPFGKLFIKCCV, encoded by the coding sequence GTGGGCGAGCTTTCCAAAGAAATTGCATCTCTGCCATCTGGTGTATTGAGTAAAGCATACGATGATGCTGTGCATCCTGTGTTCTCATCGGTCGGAGACACTCTGAGTTTAGTTCCCAGAACCGTTGGCGTATTGCTTGGCCCCTGGAAGAAATGGGTGGTTAACGGTGAGAACAATATTGAGGAGGCGATTCGGCAAATCGAAGAAAAGATGGAAGACGTCCCGGAGGATTGCTTCTGTGAGCCTGCGTCAAATGTCGTGGTCCCGGCTATTCAGCAGCTTTCATATTCGTATGACAGTCAGGACTTAAGGGGCCTGTACGTTAATTTACTCGCGTCCTCCATGGATAAAAGGGTTTCTTCTCTCGTCCATCCAAGTTTTGTTAGCATAATCGGGCAACTAACCCCCGATGAAGCCAAAATGATGTCGTGGCTCTCTAAAGGGCTCGGTAAAGATCATATTCCGGTTATTGACTTGCGCGTTGTTGAAGACGATGACATGCCAATTAAAGCTCGGTGGCGAGTGCTTTGCGAAAATTATACGAACGTATTCGATGTTATCGTTCAATGTCCTGAGAATGTGTCTTTGTATTTGAATAACTTGGAGAGACTGAAGCTGCTAAGCGGAGAAACGTACCGTTACGAGGGAGAAGACGATTATCTTGGGATTGAGGATTCTGACAGAATTCGAAATATAAAGAAGGATAATACGCCTTCTGATGGATGGCGGTTTGATTGCGTACATCATATTTTTAGGCTGACACCGTTCGGGAAGCTATTCATCAAGTGTTGTGTTTAG
- a CDS encoding nucleotide-binding protein, with amino-acid sequence MLFNLIIRADETLPMLTSRMFERTPDELADRYRTSTSFDFNALAQLPTVMAREFESDDMGAMARLGYMDSPSINPVISSPVLQFPSHALLDLGLLDENYWENKRTHWRLCEGDPFRLFSKFLDDRPLPVEPEASSACDPNLIAVMMPFTEDPSIDPVYLALVKGSKRAGKKCMRVDEMLTPVDITEDIFNLIASSSLVIADITNLNPNVMFEVGYAIGRGKQAILICKDDVPQLPFDISHRRVFTYKRDKDGLAILSDRVMKILTNDQ; translated from the coding sequence ATGCTGTTTAATTTGATTATCCGTGCTGATGAAACCCTGCCCATGTTGACTTCTAGAATGTTTGAGCGAACTCCCGATGAGCTGGCGGACCGCTATAGAACTTCCACCAGCTTTGATTTTAATGCCCTCGCTCAGCTTCCTACTGTTATGGCGCGTGAATTTGAGTCGGACGATATGGGCGCCATGGCCAGGCTGGGCTATATGGACTCTCCGTCGATAAACCCAGTAATTTCTTCACCCGTTCTGCAGTTTCCATCGCATGCCTTATTGGATCTCGGCTTGCTCGATGAAAACTATTGGGAAAATAAACGTACTCATTGGAGGCTTTGCGAAGGGGACCCTTTTCGCCTGTTTTCAAAGTTTCTTGATGACCGTCCCTTGCCGGTCGAACCTGAAGCGTCTTCTGCGTGTGATCCAAATTTAATTGCCGTCATGATGCCATTCACCGAAGACCCTTCTATCGACCCTGTATATTTAGCGTTGGTCAAAGGCTCTAAGAGGGCGGGTAAGAAATGCATGCGCGTAGACGAGATGTTGACTCCCGTAGATATTACGGAAGACATATTTAATTTGATTGCGTCTAGCTCTTTGGTAATTGCTGATATTACCAATCTGAATCCAAACGTCATGTTCGAAGTGGGCTATGCGATCGGAAGGGGCAAGCAGGCCATTTTGATATGCAAAGATGATGTTCCCCAGCTGCCTTTTGATATCAGCCACAGGAGGGTATTTACCTATAAGCGAGATAAAGACGGATTAGCGATACTTTCAGACAGGGTTATGAAAATCTTGACGAATGATCAGTGA
- a CDS encoding Abi family protein: MDKPFKSITEQIAILESRGLECDNNTRLVLEREGYYPVVNGYKDLFLDQREDSGQEVFVKGTKFSDIYRLFEFDRTLRLLMFEYFNKAEAVLKTVCSYRFAMAHKDNPEAYLDRDSYRAEAGYRKKIDTLIGDFEKALCRSKKWNSDYKRDYIRHYENNHDNTPVWVLMNYLMLGQAFKFFEFQPESMRNSIAKSFSDLYSETHEVHKRISPRRLRLAYDHIKDFRNICAHDERLFCARVSPSRDVNLVGVLSDLELVLTEDDYKMLRRNILLDALKLSDELSNDASTKVLFAMGVNDLSSVFPKEILGS, from the coding sequence ATGGATAAGCCATTTAAATCTATTACCGAGCAGATTGCTATTCTTGAAAGCCGTGGGCTCGAATGCGATAACAATACTCGTTTAGTTCTGGAGCGTGAGGGATACTATCCGGTTGTTAACGGCTACAAGGATTTGTTTCTTGACCAACGGGAAGACTCTGGCCAAGAGGTTTTCGTAAAAGGGACCAAGTTTTCTGATATCTATCGTTTATTCGAATTCGATCGAACGTTGCGCCTGCTGATGTTTGAGTATTTTAACAAGGCGGAAGCAGTTCTTAAGACCGTCTGCTCTTATCGGTTTGCCATGGCTCATAAAGATAACCCAGAAGCATACCTTGATAGAGATTCCTATCGGGCTGAGGCCGGCTATCGAAAAAAGATCGACACGCTTATCGGTGATTTCGAGAAGGCGCTATGTAGGTCTAAAAAATGGAACAGTGATTATAAAAGGGACTACATTCGTCATTATGAAAATAATCACGACAATACGCCGGTATGGGTTCTTATGAATTATTTAATGCTTGGCCAGGCATTCAAGTTTTTCGAGTTTCAACCAGAAAGCATGAGAAATTCCATTGCCAAGTCGTTTTCTGACCTTTATTCCGAGACGCATGAAGTCCATAAGCGCATCAGCCCACGAAGGCTAAGACTTGCATACGATCACATTAAAGATTTTCGAAATATCTGTGCGCATGACGAGCGTCTGTTCTGCGCAAGGGTGTCTCCGTCTCGCGATGTCAATCTAGTAGGGGTTTTAAGCGATCTTGAGCTAGTGCTGACTGAGGATGACTATAAGATGTTACGCCGAAATATACTGCTTGATGCACTCAAGTTGAGTGACGAGCTCAGTAACGATGCCAGCACAAAGGTGCTTTTCGCTATGGGTGTTAACGATTTATCGAGTGTGTTTCCTAAGGAAATACTGGGGTCGTAA
- a CDS encoding Abi family protein, producing the protein MKTLNGLMKHLRDKGIETHGSVHKRKMKNYGYYHGYKGHRFVGNSSNCLDLTSFDEVIALNEFDMAVKALLYPSVMFIETALKNYTLEAVLEDSHSFVLEDIFSRTLVAYRDYPRKSKDYSAAMKKRLGLRAEINRLIQYNYSKNPVVRHFYDSDKPLPIWALFEVMTLGNFGVFYSCLKGSVRQSISDDLKLPNNYDGPGLLERTIFVLKDLRNAVAHNSAVYDVRFKRAKVGNQLGQMLSSEVGVPSIDFSTITDYVVLIVYLLRKMMVSKTECYQLIRNYSSVLEDLHGSLSSSDFHKIVKTGARSKMDALRGYIAAS; encoded by the coding sequence ATGAAAACTCTCAATGGCCTCATGAAACATCTTAGGGATAAAGGGATAGAGACGCACGGCTCTGTCCATAAAAGAAAGATGAAGAATTACGGTTATTATCATGGCTACAAGGGTCATCGTTTTGTGGGCAATTCTTCCAACTGCTTGGATTTAACGAGCTTTGACGAGGTAATTGCCTTAAATGAGTTTGATATGGCGGTCAAGGCGCTCTTATATCCAAGCGTAATGTTTATTGAAACTGCGTTAAAGAACTATACGCTAGAAGCCGTGCTTGAAGATTCTCACTCGTTCGTGCTGGAGGATATTTTCTCTCGAACGCTCGTGGCGTACCGTGATTACCCTAGAAAAAGTAAAGACTATAGCGCTGCTATGAAAAAGCGCCTGGGTCTGCGCGCGGAAATCAATAGATTGATTCAGTACAATTATTCCAAGAACCCTGTTGTTAGGCATTTTTATGACAGTGATAAACCCTTACCTATTTGGGCGCTATTCGAGGTCATGACTCTAGGAAACTTCGGTGTTTTCTATTCGTGCTTAAAGGGCTCGGTTAGACAGAGCATATCCGATGACCTAAAGCTTCCGAACAATTACGACGGTCCCGGGCTTCTCGAACGTACTATCTTTGTGCTCAAGGATCTCCGTAACGCGGTTGCTCATAACAGTGCCGTTTATGACGTTAGGTTTAAGAGGGCAAAAGTGGGAAATCAGCTTGGCCAGATGCTGTCATCCGAGGTTGGCGTTCCTTCGATAGACTTTTCAACTATTACTGATTATGTCGTCCTAATTGTCTATCTGCTCAGAAAGATGATGGTTTCCAAAACTGAGTGCTATCAGTTAATTCGAAACTACTCTAGCGTGCTGGAAGACTTGCACGGCTCTCTGTCTTCCTCTGATTTTCATAAAATAGTAAAGACTGGGGCCAGGAGCAAGATGGATGCACTTCGTGGCTATATAGCTGCTTCTTAA